The DNA sequence TTGTCATGGAAGTTCACCGCGACTGGTCGCCGCACGGCGCAGATCGGCTCTATTATCTGGCGAAAAATGGCTTTTACGATGGCGTCCGTTTCTTTCGCGTGATCGATGGTTTCATGGCGCAATTCGGCTATCACGGCGATCCAAAAGTCATCGCGGCGTGGGAAAGTTTGAACATTCCCGACGACCCGGTTGTGCAGAGCAACAAGCGCGGCTACGTTTCCTTTGCCAAAAGCAACATGCCCGATTCCCGCACCACTCAGCTGTTCATCAATTTTGCGGACAATGCTTTTCTCGACGGCATGGGATTTTCGCCTGTGGCAGTTGTGACAGCAGGCATGGACGTCGTGGATCAACTTTACAACGGCTACGGCGAAGGCGCCCCCCGCGGAACAGGCCCGAATCAGGGGGAAATTCAAAAAGGCGGGAATAAATACCTCAATGACAATTTTCCCAAATTGGACTATATCAAAAA is a window from the Calditrichota bacterium genome containing:
- a CDS encoding peptidylprolyl isomerase yields the protein MGCGKKQAKQTPPVEISAALLNPDPAQLNAEAPDVFKIKFETSKGDFVMEVHRDWSPHGADRLYYLAKNGFYDGVRFFRVIDGFMAQFGYHGDPKVIAAWESLNIPDDPVVQSNKRGYVSFAKSNMPDSRTTQLFINFADNAFLDGMGFSPVAVVTAGMDVVDQLYNGYGEGAPRGTGPNQGEIQKGGNKYLNDNFPKLDYIKKAYLLHE